A genomic stretch from Desulfurococcaceae archaeon MEX13E-LK6-19 includes:
- a CDS encoding ribonuclease P, with protein sequence MKLLYSMAVDMVRKGDLELARRYVDIIVAISLRTRTRPPKNIRRGYCRNCHIPLVPGLTARVRIQSEGKGSRVVVTCLLCGWKRRYMIKARR encoded by the coding sequence ATGAAGCTACTCTATAGCATGGCTGTTGATATGGTTAGAAAAGGTGATTTGGAGTTAGCTAGAAGATATGTAGATATCATAGTGGCTATATCCTTGAGGACAAGAACGAGACCCCCTAAGAATATTAGGAGAGGATACTGTAGGAATTGTCATATACCTTTAGTACCCGGTTTAACAGCTAGAGTACGTATACAGAGCGAGGGTAAGGGAAGTAGAGTTGTGGTGACTTGCCTGCTATGTGGATGGAAGAGAAGGTACATGATAAAAGCCCGTCGATAA
- a CDS encoding YhbY family RNA-binding protein — protein sequence MWMEEKVHDKSPSIKELIKMKKASSKCDVNIGKKGITKEVIEEIKKRLERNKVVKVRILKSALVVTGLDRRSLAREVANRAGARLVEVRGRTFILVKHVGRGEDNIKYKRRIED from the coding sequence ATGTGGATGGAAGAGAAGGTACATGATAAAAGCCCGTCGATAAAGGAATTAATTAAGATGAAAAAAGCGTCAAGCAAGTGTGATGTAAACATAGGTAAGAAGGGTATAACTAAAGAAGTTATTGAAGAGATTAAGAAAAGACTTGAGCGTAATAAGGTAGTCAAGGTAAGAATACTCAAGTCAGCTCTTGTAGTAACAGGTCTTGATAGGCGTTCGTTGGCACGTGAAGTAGCTAATAGGGCTGGTGCACGTTTAGTGGAAGTGCGGGGTAGAACATTTATACTTGTAAAGCATGTTGGTAGAGGAGAGGATAATATAAAGTATAAAAGAAGGATAGAAGATTAA
- a CDS encoding 30S ribosomal protein S19e, with protein sequence MVTALEVPADMLIKRLAEYLKEHVPAVKPPVWAYMVKTGAHKEKPPQDPDWWYYRAASILRKLYKSGEPIGIERFRTIYGGRKNYGVAPEHFVKGSGSIVRKILQQLERANLVKKIPGKGRTLTPAGRALLDNLAFQIMKELVKQNPELVKYLPPSQVKKR encoded by the coding sequence ATGGTTACAGCTCTCGAAGTACCTGCAGATATGCTGATAAAGAGGCTTGCAGAGTACCTAAAAGAGCATGTACCAGCAGTCAAGCCTCCAGTATGGGCTTACATGGTTAAGACTGGTGCCCATAAAGAAAAGCCTCCACAGGATCCAGACTGGTGGTATTATAGAGCCGCATCTATTCTAAGGAAGCTTTACAAGAGCGGTGAACCAATTGGTATAGAGAGATTCAGGACTATATATGGTGGCAGAAAGAACTATGGTGTTGCACCAGAACATTTTGTTAAAGGAAGCGGTAGCATAGTAAGGAAGATCCTTCAACAGCTTGAGAGAGCTAATCTTGTAAAGAAGATACCCGGCAAGGGAAGGACACTTACACCAGCTGGTAGAGCCTTGCTAGATAATCTAGCTTTCCAGATCATGAAAGAACTTGTCAAACAAAACCCTGAACTAGTAAAGTATCTGCCTCCAAGCCAGGTTAAGAAGAGGTGA
- a CDS encoding DNA-binding protein, with amino-acid sequence MSYDEELEAIKQRKLMELQRRLQEEERRRQLRLQKEMLLRSILTPKARERLANLRLVKPELAEAIEDQLIALAQSRRINIPITDDVLKELLASIYEQTHRETRIRIKEK; translated from the coding sequence TTGTCTTACGATGAGGAGCTGGAGGCGATAAAACAAAGAAAGCTCATGGAGTTGCAGAGGAGACTACAAGAAGAAGAAAGAAGACGTCAGTTAAGATTACAGAAAGAAATGTTATTGAGATCTATTCTTACACCAAAAGCACGTGAACGTCTTGCCAATTTAAGACTTGTAAAACCTGAGCTAGCCGAGGCAATAGAGGATCAATTAATAGCCCTAGCCCAAAGCCGTAGGATAAATATACCTATAACAGATGATGTTTTAAAGGAGCTTCTTGCTAGCATATATGAGCAAACACATAGAGAGACGCGTATTAGGATAAAAGAAAAGTAA
- a CDS encoding 50S ribosomal protein L39e, producing MARNKPLGKKLRLAAAYNSNKPIPIWVTVKTRLKVRRGFRLRHWRRTKLKA from the coding sequence ATGGCACGCAATAAGCCTTTAGGAAAGAAACTCAGGCTCGCAGCCGCCTATAATAGTAACAAACCTATACCCATATGGGTTACTGTAAAGACTAGGTTAAAAGTTAGAAGAGGGTTTAGGCTCAGACACTGGAGAAGAACAAAGTTAAAGGCCTAG
- a CDS encoding 50S ribosomal protein L31e, translated as MSEEKRGETRIYTVPLYRVYWGRRKNRAKRAVRLLREFIKRHIKNAERVVIDNEVNMYIWSRGIEKPPRRVKVEVEYIDEEKTAIVRLAK; from the coding sequence TTGTCTGAGGAGAAGAGGGGAGAGACAAGAATCTATACCGTTCCCTTATATCGGGTGTACTGGGGACGTAGGAAGAATAGGGCTAAACGTGCTGTCAGGTTGTTACGTGAATTTATTAAAAGGCATATAAAGAATGCTGAACGAGTCGTAATTGATAATGAAGTCAATATGTACATTTGGAGTAGAGGTATAGAGAAACCCCCTAGGAGAGTAAAAGTAGAAGTAGAGTATATTGATGAAGAGAAAACAGCTATTGTGAGGCTTGCTAAGTAG
- a CDS encoding translation initiation factor IF-6, whose protein sequence is MALNRLSILGNPNIGVYVFVNDTIAIVPPGLTENEKKMIMETLNVELLETKIAGTIINGIMVAGNNNAVIVPRNILDEELEYLSSTLKKYGINTHVLESRHTALGNIILMNDKVCLLSPSVEEHEAKRIEDIAGVEVVRKTIMGLSIPGSLAVITNKGGVIHPDVSDEELSELESLLGFSLERATVNSGIPFIKTGLIANKYGALVGELTTGPEIMRIQRGLGVGD, encoded by the coding sequence ATGGCATTAAACAGGCTCAGCATACTTGGGAACCCTAATATTGGTGTGTACGTGTTTGTAAACGATACAATAGCTATTGTTCCACCTGGTTTAACTGAGAATGAAAAGAAAATGATTATGGAGACACTTAATGTAGAGCTTCTTGAGACAAAAATTGCTGGTACCATAATAAATGGTATAATGGTTGCTGGAAACAATAATGCCGTTATTGTTCCTAGAAACATTCTCGATGAAGAATTGGAGTATTTGTCTAGTACATTAAAGAAGTATGGGATAAATACTCATGTACTTGAATCAAGGCATACAGCATTAGGAAACATTATTCTAATGAATGATAAGGTATGCCTATTATCTCCAAGTGTGGAAGAACATGAAGCGAAAAGAATAGAGGATATAGCTGGCGTTGAAGTTGTTAGAAAGACTATTATGGGGCTGAGTATACCGGGCTCGTTAGCTGTTATAACAAACAAGGGCGGTGTGATACACCCTGATGTGAGTGATGAAGAATTGTCTGAACTAGAGTCGCTTCTAGGATTTAGTCTTGAGAGAGCAACAGTTAACTCAGGAATACCTTTTATAAAGACAGGTTTAATAGCAAATAAGTACGGTGCTTTAGTAGGTGAGTTGACAACAGGACCCGAGATAATGAGGATTCAAAGAGGTCTCGGGGTAGGTGATTAG
- a CDS encoding 50S ribosomal protein L18a — protein MSLSVKIYRIEGYMLISHDRNPTWQKFVKEVTAVKESDALEKVYSELGSNHKLRRRHIRITSVKEITPDEVTDPAILQILKLTRFVKQ, from the coding sequence ATGAGCCTTAGTGTAAAGATCTATAGAATTGAAGGATATATGTTGATAAGTCATGATAGGAATCCTACGTGGCAAAAATTCGTTAAAGAAGTAACAGCGGTAAAGGAAAGTGATGCGCTAGAAAAAGTATACTCTGAGTTGGGAAGCAACCATAAATTAAGGAGGAGACACATAAGGATAACTAGTGTGAAAGAGATAACACCAGATGAAGTCACAGATCCGGCAATCTTACAAATACTTAAACTAACGAGGTTTGTTAAACAATGA
- the pfdA gene encoding prefoldin subunit alpha, protein MSKKTSEEKREIDVNALLARINELRGYIEILQNQVNTLAQELSELQLALASIKGLSEVTDEREALIAVDRLATVFVPAKISGSWSKNLLVNIGRNYYVKTDSATAEKIISKRIGALQNLIRMRQQELSRALNEYNYLQQIIAAAFYQAQAVSEQQKS, encoded by the coding sequence ATGAGCAAAAAAACTAGTGAAGAAAAAAGGGAAATCGATGTAAATGCTCTACTTGCTAGAATTAATGAGTTAAGAGGATACATAGAGATACTTCAGAATCAAGTTAATACGCTGGCTCAGGAACTAAGTGAGCTACAACTAGCTCTTGCATCAATAAAAGGCTTAAGTGAAGTAACTGATGAAAGAGAAGCACTAATAGCTGTTGATAGGCTTGCTACAGTCTTTGTTCCCGCAAAAATAAGTGGTTCTTGGAGCAAAAACTTACTTGTAAACATCGGGAGAAACTATTATGTTAAAACAGATAGTGCTACAGCCGAGAAAATTATTTCTAAAAGAATAGGTGCTTTACAGAATCTCATTAGAATGAGACAGCAAGAGCTTTCAAGAGCATTAAATGAGTATAACTACTTGCAACAAATAATTGCTGCAGCATTCTATCAAGCCCAAGCGGTGTCTGAGCAACAGAAATCTTGA
- the ftsY gene encoding signal recognition particle-docking protein FtsY — translation MFNKLKKAISSFINKAVKVLSSKKELEEAIEELKISLIENDVAYGVAEELAEKLMKYVEEGSIKTRNDLIEFLRETIVEFFKNAGELDIISEARKYKPYKIVFLGVNGVGKTTTIAKLALLYREKGFKPLMVAADTFRAGAQEQLKIHGDRLGIPVFMGKYGADPAAIVFDALQYAEKRGYDVVLIDTAGRMHTDIDLVEELRKIVRVAKPHRKILVVDALTGNDAIEQAKMFDEAVGVDGVIVTKVDAYEQGGVPLSIVYEIKKPVIFIGVGQGYKDIKPFNIREFVDKILPQ, via the coding sequence TTGTTCAACAAACTGAAGAAAGCTATTTCATCGTTTATTAATAAAGCTGTAAAGGTTCTGTCATCAAAAAAAGAGTTAGAGGAGGCCATAGAAGAACTCAAGATCTCGTTAATAGAGAATGATGTTGCTTATGGTGTTGCGGAAGAACTTGCCGAAAAACTTATGAAGTATGTTGAAGAAGGCTCTATAAAAACAAGAAATGATCTTATCGAGTTCTTACGAGAAACCATTGTTGAGTTCTTCAAGAATGCTGGGGAACTAGATATAATTAGCGAGGCAAGGAAGTATAAGCCTTACAAAATAGTATTCCTTGGCGTTAATGGGGTAGGTAAAACAACAACGATAGCCAAATTGGCTTTACTGTATAGAGAGAAGGGATTCAAGCCATTAATGGTTGCTGCTGACACATTTAGAGCTGGCGCCCAGGAGCAACTGAAAATTCATGGAGATAGACTTGGTATACCTGTTTTCATGGGCAAATATGGTGCCGATCCTGCAGCTATAGTTTTTGATGCATTACAGTATGCTGAGAAAAGAGGATATGATGTTGTACTTATTGATACAGCTGGGAGGATGCATACAGATATAGATCTTGTTGAGGAGCTCCGTAAAATTGTCAGAGTGGCAAAACCACATCGGAAAATACTTGTTGTAGATGCTTTAACAGGTAATGACGCTATTGAGCAAGCTAAAATGTTCGATGAAGCAGTTGGTGTTGATGGAGTTATTGTAACAAAAGTTGATGCATATGAACAAGGAGGTGTTCCATTAAGTATAGTGTATGAGATAAAGAAACCAGTTATATTCATAGGTGTAGGCCAGGGATATAAAGATATAAAGCCTTTTAATATTAGGGAGTTTGTAGACAAGATATTGCCGCAATGA
- a CDS encoding protein translocase SEC61 complex subunit gamma produces MNIEELFEVWRKIIMLAKKPSREEYWTTAKMVFLGLTLVGGIAFIIRVAFVLFLFPTYQTS; encoded by the coding sequence ATGAATATCGAAGAGCTCTTCGAGGTTTGGCGAAAAATAATAATGCTCGCTAAGAAACCATCACGTGAAGAGTACTGGACTACAGCAAAAATGGTGTTCCTAGGACTTACTCTCGTCGGTGGAATAGCCTTCATAATTAGGGTTGCGTTTGTCCTCTTCCTATTCCCAACATACCAGACCAGCTAG
- a CDS encoding transcription elongation factor Spt5, with translation MSNIVKKKPSVYYAVRTTAGREIDVALIMENRAHRMRGEIDVRSIIVPPEIKGYVIVEAPGIHVVYPLVKEIKYVKGKAPGIIKAEEIEKLVKPKPVIEMVKEGDIVEVIAGPFRGMKARVVSVDRNKNEVVLNILEAEFPLPITVPADFVKPVKSGE, from the coding sequence ATGAGCAATATAGTAAAAAAGAAACCATCAGTATACTATGCGGTGAGAACTACTGCTGGTAGGGAAATTGATGTCGCGTTAATTATGGAGAACCGTGCCCACCGTATGCGTGGAGAAATTGACGTCAGATCTATAATTGTCCCACCTGAGATTAAAGGCTATGTTATCGTTGAGGCACCGGGTATCCATGTAGTTTACCCTCTTGTTAAAGAAATAAAGTATGTTAAAGGAAAAGCGCCGGGGATCATAAAAGCTGAAGAGATAGAGAAACTGGTTAAACCCAAGCCCGTCATAGAGATGGTTAAAGAAGGAGATATAGTTGAGGTTATAGCTGGTCCCTTCCGCGGTATGAAAGCACGTGTTGTAAGTGTTGATAGGAACAAGAATGAGGTAGTGTTAAATATTTTAGAGGCGGAGTTCCCGTTACCAATTACAGTCCCAGCTGACTTCGTGAAACCAGTGAAATCAGGTGAGTAA
- a CDS encoding 50S ribosomal protein L11, with product MAKKSVKILVEGGKATPGPPIGPTLSPLGVNVVEVVKAINEATKPFEGLTVPVEIIVDTETKKFEVKVGVPTTTALLLKEVGAKQPPGDPAHQKIGDLPIEKIIRIAIMKKEQLTAKTLKAAVKTILGTARSIGITVDGKDPKEVSKLIDEGVYDSVLAKYEEEWEKEEE from the coding sequence ATGGCGAAAAAATCGGTTAAGATACTTGTGGAGGGTGGCAAGGCAACTCCAGGGCCACCCATAGGCCCGACACTATCTCCACTGGGTGTTAACGTAGTAGAAGTGGTTAAGGCAATAAACGAAGCTACAAAACCTTTTGAAGGACTTACTGTGCCCGTGGAAATAATTGTTGATACCGAGACAAAGAAATTTGAAGTAAAAGTAGGTGTGCCTACTACAACGGCGTTACTACTTAAAGAAGTTGGTGCAAAACAGCCGCCAGGAGACCCTGCCCACCAGAAAATAGGTGATTTACCTATCGAGAAGATTATACGTATCGCCATAATGAAGAAAGAACAGCTTACAGCAAAAACTCTGAAGGCAGCTGTGAAAACAATACTTGGTACAGCTAGGAGTATAGGTATAACTGTTGATGGTAAAGATCCTAAGGAGGTCTCAAAACTTATAGATGAAGGTGTTTATGATAGTGTTCTTGCAAAGTATGAAGAAGAATGGGAGAAAGAGGAAGAGTGA
- a CDS encoding 50S ribosomal protein L1 gives MPVVSKEQLVEAIKKAIETSPKRNFKQSIEMIIVLRDVDPRSPEGRIRETIFLPKGISKEVKVCVVADGEMVEKAKEAGAYRVITKSELQSLGKKEAKKIAQECDWVLVRTDLMAQAGRILGPALGPRGKIPVPVPPAADIKTIIERYKRAVFIRTKDQPQIMCRIGAEDMNPDDIAENALSVLSAIEAKLRTPTYNIAKVIVKTTMGPPIEVKAG, from the coding sequence ATGCCCGTTGTTAGTAAGGAACAACTTGTTGAGGCAATAAAGAAAGCTATTGAAACTAGTCCTAAACGTAATTTCAAGCAGAGTATTGAGATGATAATTGTACTTAGAGATGTTGATCCAAGGAGCCCGGAGGGGCGTATAAGAGAAACAATATTCTTGCCAAAGGGTATAAGCAAGGAAGTAAAGGTATGTGTTGTAGCTGACGGTGAAATGGTTGAGAAGGCGAAAGAGGCTGGAGCATACAGGGTAATAACAAAGAGCGAGCTTCAGTCTCTCGGCAAGAAAGAAGCCAAGAAGATAGCACAGGAATGTGACTGGGTTCTTGTTAGAACAGATTTAATGGCACAAGCAGGTAGAATACTTGGTCCAGCTCTTGGTCCTCGTGGTAAGATACCTGTACCAGTACCTCCAGCAGCCGACATAAAAACAATCATTGAAAGGTATAAGAGGGCAGTATTCATAAGAACAAAGGATCAACCACAGATCATGTGTAGAATTGGTGCGGAGGATATGAACCCAGATGACATCGCAGAGAATGCTTTATCAGTGCTTTCAGCAATAGAAGCAAAGCTGAGAACACCTACATACAATATAGCCAAGGTAATAGTGAAGACAACCATGGGTCCACCTATAGAAGTTAAAGCGGGGTAG
- a CDS encoding 50S ribosomal protein L10, giving the protein MVSAVQVTRVPRAEKIPEWKIKEVETLVNLFKQYKVFALAHLEGLPTAQLQQIKKKLRKKVYFRVSKNTLVKIALKRIGIENEELFNLLQGQNILLFTNMNPFELALLLEKHKTYTYYKPGDIADKEIVVPAGNTGLSPGPILSTFSKLKIPIRVQGNSIWIAKDVVVAKPGDKISEDLASLLQRLGIAPKEVKIKIKAAFEDGLVIPGDKLLLNLDEYKNNIINAYHNALKIGVEIAWPVPEVLELSLKKAYVRAIVLAAEAGFVTPETIEYVLARAVSKALALASVVAEKAPELGLEVKKEAPKEEKKEEKKEEEKEEEEKEEVTEEDLSAGLGALFG; this is encoded by the coding sequence ATGGTATCTGCTGTCCAAGTAACTAGAGTTCCACGTGCAGAAAAAATTCCTGAATGGAAGATAAAAGAAGTTGAGACTCTCGTAAATCTGTTTAAGCAATACAAAGTGTTTGCACTAGCACATCTTGAAGGTCTTCCAACAGCACAGCTACAGCAAATCAAGAAGAAGCTTAGGAAGAAAGTATACTTTAGAGTATCAAAGAATACTTTGGTGAAAATTGCTCTTAAGAGAATTGGCATTGAGAACGAAGAATTATTCAATTTGCTTCAAGGACAAAACATACTGTTGTTTACCAACATGAATCCGTTTGAATTGGCCTTACTGCTTGAGAAACATAAGACCTATACATACTACAAGCCAGGAGACATAGCTGACAAAGAAATTGTTGTACCTGCAGGAAACACTGGTTTATCTCCGGGTCCTATACTTAGTACCTTTAGCAAACTAAAAATCCCAATAAGAGTCCAAGGGAACAGTATTTGGATAGCTAAAGACGTTGTTGTAGCAAAACCTGGGGATAAGATATCTGAGGACCTAGCTAGTCTCTTGCAGAGGCTGGGAATTGCTCCTAAAGAAGTTAAAATAAAGATAAAAGCGGCTTTTGAAGACGGTCTTGTCATACCGGGAGACAAACTATTGCTTAACTTAGATGAGTATAAGAATAACATCATTAATGCTTATCACAACGCCCTGAAGATAGGTGTTGAAATAGCATGGCCTGTACCTGAGGTATTAGAGTTAAGCCTCAAGAAAGCATATGTGAGAGCGATAGTACTAGCTGCTGAAGCAGGCTTCGTAACACCAGAGACCATAGAGTATGTACTAGCTAGGGCTGTCAGTAAAGCATTGGCATTAGCTAGTGTTGTTGCAGAAAAAGCTCCGGAGCTTGGACTTGAGGTAAAGAAGGAAGCCCCCAAGGAGGAGAAGAAAGAAGAGAAGAAGGAAGAGGAGAAAGAAGAGGAAGAAAAAGAGGAAGTTACTGAGGAGGACTTATCAGCAGGTCTTGGTGCACTATTTGGATAA
- the rpl12p gene encoding 50S ribosomal protein P1, whose product MEYIYASLLLREAKKEINEENIKKILEAAGIQVDEVRVKALVAALKEIDIDKVLETATLPLAAPMTGAPAAAPAEEKKEEKKEEEKEEEEKEELSEEDLASGLGALFG is encoded by the coding sequence ATCGAGTACATATATGCCTCTCTACTACTACGTGAAGCTAAAAAGGAAATAAATGAAGAAAATATAAAGAAAATACTTGAAGCAGCTGGTATTCAAGTAGATGAGGTAAGAGTAAAAGCTCTAGTCGCAGCACTAAAGGAGATAGACATAGATAAAGTTCTAGAGACAGCTACACTACCATTAGCAGCACCTATGACTGGTGCTCCAGCTGCTGCACCAGCTGAAGAAAAGAAAGAAGAGAAGAAGGAAGAGGAGAAAGAAGAGGAAGAAAAGGAAGAGCTTAGCGAAGAAGACCTAGCGTCTGGTCTCGGTGCCCTCTTCGGCTAA
- a CDS encoding alanine--tRNA ligase: MTTREEPEYFSDFLKFHGYRRYTCRKCGEKFWSLVPRETCPDRPCSKYDFLINEYKSVPRLSLDEARKKFIDFFERNGHGYVDPYPVLARWRNDLYLTIASIIVFQPAVTEGIADPPYNPLVIVQPSIRLEDIDNVGLTFGRHLTSFEMAAHHAFNKPEKHIYWVNETLEYAFNFFTKELGIPAERIAFKESWWEGGGNAGPCFEVLVDGLELATLVFMKYKVIDGKYLPNKLTIVDTGYGVERITWFTQQTPTAFHAIYGDLVKKFADILGVEEPEYNVLKNIAYLTSDIDINSLEELEEIVKKNGYSEYIENIRSSIFLYTLLDHLRTLGLMLGDGIVPSNSGEGYLARLVLRRSLRTLYNLGFREDEFKKIILDLMEEEIKYWRNRYVYDKLYRNRDYILDVIEYETSKFVDTLKRGLRIVKKLLKKKHISTEDLIEVYDSHGIPPEIISSIARERGVEVRIPPDFYSLIAKRHASPGKLVKEKEVELPKDVVEWASKYPETKRIFHEDPYRRETTAKVLGVYKNYVVVDNTVFYPKAGGQDNDLGYMLINGKSIEIKAGYKVGDVIVHELADTSAIKPGDEVKIIIDWDRRYKLMRHHTATHIVLAAARAVLGDHVWQAGAEKTIEKGRLDITHHKPLTAEEIRKIEEIANAIIDKRIGIKFHTLKKFEAEKKYGLRIYQGGAIVADKLRIVEIPGWDAEACFGTHLRNTGEVGGLKIINVEKIQDGVIRLEYVAGTRVSEYAYSLEKTIEEVASILNTSPKEVIVSIKKFIDTYNKQRELLRKYRLVFKESILEKLKEVTMSICGINVVILRKEVDDEEVYRDIITSLVEKNYIVIYDNGKIIEIGLNPELSREKAIDLRKIVEVLKEKHGFKGGGKRDHVTIRYVGDSSKVVSEILDLLKEMINCVEK, from the coding sequence TTGACAACAAGAGAAGAACCAGAATATTTTAGTGATTTTCTTAAATTCCATGGTTATCGTAGATATACTTGTCGTAAATGTGGAGAAAAGTTTTGGAGTCTCGTACCTAGAGAAACGTGTCCTGATAGGCCTTGTAGCAAATACGACTTTCTGATTAACGAGTACAAATCTGTTCCACGTTTATCACTAGATGAAGCTAGAAAGAAGTTCATAGATTTTTTTGAGCGCAACGGGCATGGATACGTAGATCCATATCCAGTACTTGCGCGATGGAGAAATGACCTATACTTAACAATTGCTAGCATAATAGTATTTCAGCCTGCAGTTACTGAAGGAATTGCTGATCCCCCGTATAATCCATTAGTTATAGTTCAGCCAAGTATAAGGCTTGAAGATATTGATAACGTTGGTTTGACTTTTGGTAGACACCTAACATCATTCGAAATGGCAGCACATCATGCTTTTAATAAGCCAGAGAAACATATCTATTGGGTCAACGAGACACTAGAGTATGCTTTCAACTTCTTTACAAAAGAACTTGGAATACCTGCTGAGAGAATAGCGTTCAAAGAGTCTTGGTGGGAAGGCGGAGGAAACGCTGGGCCCTGTTTCGAAGTTCTTGTCGACGGATTAGAGCTTGCTACACTAGTCTTTATGAAATACAAGGTTATTGATGGAAAATATTTGCCAAATAAACTCACGATAGTAGATACAGGCTATGGTGTTGAGCGTATAACATGGTTTACACAACAAACACCTACAGCATTCCATGCCATCTATGGAGATCTCGTCAAGAAGTTTGCTGACATATTAGGCGTGGAAGAACCTGAATATAATGTACTCAAGAATATAGCTTATTTGACAAGCGATATAGACATTAATTCTCTTGAGGAACTCGAAGAAATCGTCAAGAAGAATGGTTATAGTGAGTATATCGAAAATATTCGTTCATCAATATTCCTTTACACGCTTCTTGACCACTTAAGGACATTAGGATTAATGCTTGGAGACGGTATTGTCCCATCTAATTCTGGTGAGGGATATCTAGCAAGACTAGTACTCAGGAGATCACTGAGAACATTGTATAATCTAGGTTTCAGAGAGGATGAGTTTAAGAAAATAATACTTGATTTAATGGAAGAAGAGATAAAATATTGGCGTAATCGATATGTTTACGATAAACTATACAGGAATAGGGATTATATCCTCGATGTTATTGAGTACGAGACAAGTAAGTTTGTTGATACATTAAAACGAGGTTTAAGAATAGTAAAGAAACTACTTAAGAAAAAACACATCTCTACAGAAGATCTTATCGAGGTATATGATTCTCACGGCATTCCCCCAGAAATAATATCATCTATTGCACGTGAGAGAGGCGTAGAAGTAAGAATTCCCCCTGACTTCTATTCACTAATAGCTAAACGTCATGCTTCTCCAGGGAAACTTGTTAAAGAAAAAGAAGTAGAGTTACCCAAGGATGTTGTTGAGTGGGCAAGTAAATACCCTGAAACAAAAAGGATTTTCCATGAGGACCCGTATAGGCGTGAGACTACGGCTAAAGTACTTGGTGTTTACAAGAACTATGTTGTAGTAGACAACACGGTGTTCTATCCTAAGGCTGGAGGACAAGATAATGACCTTGGATATATGCTAATCAATGGTAAGTCTATTGAGATAAAGGCAGGATACAAAGTAGGTGATGTGATAGTACACGAGCTTGCTGATACGAGTGCTATAAAGCCTGGAGATGAGGTAAAGATCATTATTGACTGGGATAGAAGATATAAATTAATGAGGCATCATACGGCTACACATATAGTTCTTGCTGCAGCAAGAGCTGTTCTTGGAGACCATGTGTGGCAGGCTGGTGCCGAGAAAACTATTGAGAAAGGTAGACTGGATATAACTCATCACAAACCTCTTACAGCAGAAGAAATAAGGAAAATCGAGGAAATAGCGAATGCTATCATAGATAAACGTATAGGCATAAAGTTCCATACCTTAAAGAAATTTGAGGCTGAGAAGAAGTATGGACTAAGAATTTACCAAGGAGGAGCTATTGTTGCCGATAAGCTGAGAATTGTTGAGATACCGGGTTGGGATGCCGAGGCATGTTTTGGCACTCATCTAAGAAACACTGGTGAAGTAGGTGGATTAAAGATCATTAACGTCGAGAAGATACAAGATGGTGTGATAAGACTCGAATACGTTGCAGGTACTAGGGTTTCTGAATACGCTTATAGTCTTGAAAAAACAATAGAGGAAGTAGCATCGATCTTAAATACTAGCCCCAAGGAAGTCATTGTTAGCATCAAGAAGTTTATAGATACCTACAATAAGCAAAGAGAGCTTCTCAGAAAATACCGTTTGGTATTCAAGGAGAGTATTCTAGAAAAACTGAAAGAGGTCACTATGAGTATATGTGGAATTAATGTTGTAATTCTTAGGAAAGAGGTTGATGATGAAGAAGTTTACAGAGACATTATTACTAGTCTGGTTGAGAAGAACTACATAGTGATATATGATAATGGTAAGATTATCGAGATAGGATTGAATCCTGAGTTGTCGCGTGAGAAAGCTATTGATTTGAGGAAAATCGTTGAAGTACTTAAGGAGAAACACGGATTCAAAGGCGGTGGTAAAAGAGATCATGTAACGATAAGATATGTTGGTGATAGTAGTAAGGTTGTATCGGAAATTCTTGATTTACTCAAGGAGATGATTAATTGCGTAGAGAAGTAA